The Methanoregula boonei 6A8 genome has a window encoding:
- a CDS encoding RNA-guided endonuclease TnpB family protein, translating to MIKVHLTAHAPARWIGVDLNTTGHAAVAAEPDSGKVLKLGKNVHYVRSNSIKNCTKLYKEGKLWKLKKVKSRERKAFKAALSKISRQIVSFAESLGTGIKFEKLFSSRYSHSHDAGGFVEFSFANGSFFSLQRLVEKMAERKGIPVIYVNPAYTSKRCSRCGSMGRRSRKRFECPHCGFVAHADVNAAFNIALTSRRSSLLNFTEEEQDEHVRLTKKQVRRRVREEIFSHHPVIPGGTVQAPCENLLAVLE from the coding sequence GTGATTAAAGTTCATTTAACCGCACATGCACCTGCCCGCTGGATCGGTGTAGATCTCAACACGACCGGCCATGCGGCCGTAGCCGCCGAACCGGACAGCGGGAAAGTCCTGAAACTGGGAAAAAACGTACACTATGTCCGCAGCAACTCCATCAAAAACTGCACGAAACTCTACAAGGAAGGAAAACTCTGGAAACTAAAAAAAGTAAAAAGCCGTGAACGCAAGGCGTTCAAGGCGGCATTAAGCAAAATCTCCCGGCAGATCGTATCCTTTGCGGAATCGCTCGGCACGGGCATCAAGTTTGAAAAACTCTTCTCCAGCCGTTACTCGCATTCCCATGATGCCGGGGGTTTTGTTGAGTTCTCGTTTGCAAACGGATCGTTCTTCTCGCTCCAGCGTCTCGTGGAAAAAATGGCAGAGAGAAAGGGCATTCCTGTCATCTACGTGAATCCGGCATATACCTCCAAACGGTGCAGCCGGTGCGGGAGCATGGGCCGACGAAGCAGAAAACGGTTCGAATGCCCGCACTGCGGTTTTGTCGCCCACGCGGATGTGAACGCTGCGTTTAATATAGCACTTACCTCCCGCCGGTCATCGCTGCTGAACTTCACCGAGGAAGAACAGGATGAACATGTCCGGCTTACCAAAAAGCAGGTGCGCCGGCGCGTCCGCGAGGAGATATTTTCCCATCATCCCGTTATTCCCGGGGGAACGGTTCAGGCTCCTTGTGAAAACCTGCTTGCGGTGCTGGAATAG
- a CDS encoding DUF2070 family protein, with the protein MAIASDVKLGQLTKYLFTAPSWPVSLLILVILGLVIDGASARAWVYLPFSGTLAFTIPAIAGFLLTKPIIEYSGKTMTWNRSALLALACTIFAVIITFASLAGGIKYLPLFYGISLGFIFGLRLFVLVAISDYRLPRMILPAITQSGVGVLAGFFLFSPGWALFAIVLHIVFGLGFAILVWLIERPLYRAFHIRGLAFVNAFIANMTDGSKSMENFFREIGEEIYVPQVCLFFRRTKKIPLLFTVPNLHPGPMGEIGGGNLPMVIHDHMEEETLVPHGCASHDFNLVSESEIGKVVDAIERSKNDRIYGQGATPSSRISCGTVQILYQRFGDSILMVSTRSPQMTEDLDYSIGLAIMAEGHRWFPHVAFVDAHNCMTDLSSAVLPATLTATEYQHGAIQAMQAAHAAELHAFSVGYARERLPYSREQGFGDLGVQVMVVETCGQKTAYVLFDGNNMASGVRDVMLGKILTLVDAAEVMTTDSHVVNTLTGKNPVGQEVPVDVFLPAVLRTVQAAIDDLGTAECAATTAQCEHVVVFGSNRISQLASTVNAMLIFVAPLSLAMLLLAFFLSLAAYVLMV; encoded by the coding sequence ATGGCGATTGCAAGTGATGTCAAACTCGGGCAGCTCACCAAATACCTGTTTACTGCCCCTTCATGGCCGGTCTCTCTCCTGATCCTTGTTATCCTTGGCCTGGTTATCGATGGTGCGAGCGCCCGTGCCTGGGTCTACCTTCCCTTCTCGGGCACACTTGCCTTTACTATCCCGGCGATAGCCGGGTTCCTTCTCACAAAACCCATCATCGAGTACTCCGGTAAGACGATGACCTGGAACCGCTCGGCACTCCTCGCACTTGCCTGCACGATCTTTGCGGTCATTATCACGTTTGCCTCGCTTGCCGGCGGAATAAAATACCTCCCGCTTTTCTATGGGATCTCTCTTGGCTTTATTTTCGGACTGCGCCTCTTTGTGCTGGTGGCGATCTCGGACTACCGCCTGCCCCGGATGATCCTGCCGGCGATCACCCAGAGCGGTGTCGGTGTTCTTGCCGGGTTCTTTCTCTTCTCGCCCGGGTGGGCGCTCTTTGCCATTGTCCTCCATATCGTCTTTGGCCTGGGTTTTGCGATCCTGGTCTGGCTCATCGAGCGCCCGCTCTACCGGGCATTCCATATACGGGGCCTGGCATTTGTAAACGCCTTTATTGCAAACATGACTGACGGCTCCAAGAGCATGGAGAACTTCTTTAGGGAGATTGGAGAAGAGATCTATGTCCCGCAGGTCTGTCTTTTCTTCCGTCGCACAAAGAAGATCCCCCTTCTCTTTACGGTCCCAAATCTCCATCCCGGCCCGATGGGAGAGATTGGGGGTGGCAACCTGCCCATGGTGATCCACGACCACATGGAAGAGGAGACTCTTGTCCCGCACGGGTGCGCATCCCATGACTTTAACCTGGTTTCCGAAAGTGAGATCGGGAAGGTGGTTGATGCGATCGAACGCTCGAAGAATGATCGGATCTACGGGCAGGGTGCCACCCCGTCCTCCAGAATCTCATGCGGTACCGTTCAGATCCTGTACCAGCGCTTTGGCGATTCCATCCTGATGGTTTCGACCCGCTCACCACAGATGACCGAGGATCTCGATTACTCTATCGGCTTGGCGATCATGGCTGAAGGCCATCGCTGGTTCCCGCACGTGGCCTTTGTGGATGCGCACAACTGCATGACCGATCTCTCCTCCGCAGTGCTCCCGGCGACGCTGACCGCAACCGAGTACCAGCATGGAGCGATCCAGGCAATGCAGGCCGCTCACGCAGCTGAGCTCCATGCATTCTCGGTTGGTTACGCCCGTGAGCGCCTGCCCTATTCCCGCGAGCAGGGTTTTGGTGACCTTGGCGTGCAGGTCATGGTCGTGGAAACCTGCGGCCAGAAGACCGCGTACGTGCTTTTCGATGGGAATAACATGGCATCGGGTGTCCGGGATGTCATGCTCGGAAAGATCCTGACGCTTGTGGATGCCGCGGAAGTGATGACTACCGATTCGCACGTGGTCAATACCCTGACCGGTAAAAATCCGGTGGGCCAGGAAGTGCCGGTGGATGTGTTCCTTCCTGCGGTCCTGCGCACCGTGCAGGCCGCGATCGATGATCTCGGGACAGCTGAGTGTGCGGCAACCACGGCCCAGTGCGAGCATGTGGTGGTCTTTGGCTCCAACCGGATCTCGCAGCTTGCAAGCACGGTAAATGCGATGCTGATCTTTGTGGCCCCGCTCTCGCTTGCGATGCTGCTCCTTGCATTTTTCCTTTCGCTTGCGGCGTACGTGCTGATGGTGTGA
- a CDS encoding PfkB family carbohydrate kinase, whose product MIHVVGHTAVDHISKVHHLPEPNKSTHITDRQVFFGGGAANIAAGIATLGEQVTLHSCVGDDFSGSAYEKWMDGLGIRRQFFEVPGTHTPTAFMFTDDAGSQMTFFEWGASAAFATAEAPALPLVHMATADPEFNCRVAEKSEFVSFDPGQDVFWYTKEQLDSILANTDLLFANQHEVKQMCATLGVTKEALVDSVTLAVFTMSGDGSRLYADGKEHFVPAVPVTLCDPTGAGDAYRSGFLSAYVRGHSPLDCCRVGTVTASYVVEHAGCQTHLPTWTQMLERYRKHFGTLEPVPAQG is encoded by the coding sequence ATGATCCATGTAGTAGGCCACACCGCGGTCGATCATATCTCAAAGGTACATCACCTCCCGGAGCCCAACAAGTCCACCCATATCACAGACCGTCAGGTTTTTTTCGGTGGCGGTGCAGCCAATATTGCGGCAGGGATCGCTACCCTTGGTGAACAGGTGACGCTTCATTCCTGTGTCGGTGACGACTTTTCCGGCAGTGCTTATGAAAAATGGATGGACGGGCTGGGTATCCGCCGGCAGTTTTTCGAGGTCCCCGGCACGCATACGCCGACAGCCTTTATGTTTACTGACGATGCGGGCAGCCAGATGACCTTCTTTGAATGGGGGGCATCAGCGGCATTTGCGACCGCGGAGGCCCCGGCGCTCCCTTTAGTCCACATGGCAACTGCTGATCCCGAGTTCAACTGCCGGGTGGCAGAAAAGAGCGAATTTGTCTCGTTTGATCCGGGACAGGATGTTTTCTGGTACACAAAAGAACAACTTGATTCAATCCTGGCAAACACCGATCTCCTTTTTGCCAACCAGCACGAGGTAAAGCAGATGTGTGCCACGCTCGGGGTGACAAAAGAGGCACTCGTCGATAGTGTCACACTGGCGGTCTTTACCATGAGCGGGGATGGAAGTCGCCTGTACGCTGACGGTAAAGAGCATTTTGTCCCGGCAGTCCCGGTCACGCTCTGTGACCCGACGGGCGCAGGAGATGCATACCGCTCCGGCTTCCTGTCCGCATATGTGAGGGGGCATTCCCCGCTGGACTGCTGCCGGGTTGGGACCGTGACCGCGTCCTACGTAGTCGAGCACGCCGGCTGCCAGACCCATCTGCCCACCTGGACGCAGATGCTCGAACGCTACCGGAAACACTTCGGCACTCTTGAACCTGTGCCGGCACAGGGATAA
- a CDS encoding DUF555 domain-containing protein: MPDYLVTLESAWYIKEAKTLDDAIGIAISEAGKRLNPSAKFVEVEAGMLACPFCERELSSAIVVADTALVGLILEMKVFRAESKEHASRIAKSVIGKALHEIPLKLLDVQEL, encoded by the coding sequence ATGCCTGACTATCTGGTAACTCTTGAATCAGCGTGGTATATCAAGGAAGCAAAGACGCTTGACGATGCAATCGGGATCGCGATCAGTGAGGCGGGAAAACGCCTTAATCCCTCGGCGAAGTTTGTCGAGGTCGAGGCAGGTATGCTTGCCTGCCCGTTCTGCGAGCGGGAACTCTCCAGCGCCATTGTTGTTGCCGATACCGCGCTCGTGGGCCTTATCCTGGAGATGAAAGTGTTCCGTGCCGAGTCAAAGGAGCACGCCAGCCGGATTGCAAAATCGGTGATCGGGAAAGCCCTTCACGAGATCCCGTTGAAGCTGCTGGATGTGCAGGAACTATGA
- a CDS encoding nitroreductase family protein codes for MDSSDFKKFVSGRVSVRDFQETALCEDEISYIVSCAGTAPSAGNLEAWDVVVVTDAEARFALAKAAFGQEHVGAAPALFVVCANYVRSMSQYGERGILYAVQDATIACTYMMLAAHSHGLSSCWTGAFEEDDVREILDLPPHVRPLALLATGYGREPSRRAGRMEIGEHLHYETW; via the coding sequence ATGGACTCCTCTGATTTCAAAAAATTTGTTTCCGGCCGGGTTTCGGTGCGCGACTTCCAGGAGACCGCGCTTTGTGAAGATGAGATCTCGTATATTGTTTCCTGTGCCGGTACAGCTCCCAGTGCCGGCAATCTTGAAGCATGGGATGTTGTGGTGGTGACCGATGCCGAGGCCCGGTTTGCGCTTGCAAAAGCGGCATTCGGGCAGGAGCATGTGGGCGCTGCCCCGGCCCTTTTTGTAGTATGTGCCAATTACGTGCGTTCGATGTCCCAGTACGGGGAACGGGGTATCCTGTACGCGGTGCAGGACGCTACGATTGCCTGCACATACATGATGCTTGCAGCCCATTCCCATGGCCTGTCCTCCTGCTGGACCGGCGCATTTGAGGAGGATGACGTGCGGGAGATCCTTGATCTTCCCCCGCACGTGCGGCCGCTTGCGCTCCTTGCAACCGGGTACGGCCGTGAGCCGTCCCGGCGTGCCGGGCGCATGGAGATCGGGGAGCACCTCCATTATGAGACATGGTAA
- a CDS encoding DUF5350 domain-containing protein — translation MGKTGTTLWSQVKGVKGQIRLVPKKEGERKSPGPNQRFKSSINLKKIDQAAAEEQRGGRGGGARRGGRGGRRGGDRSGGSGMNESTASPLIRRRMRRAKVSALGAKAKSGK, via the coding sequence ATGGGCAAGACAGGTACAACCCTCTGGTCACAGGTTAAAGGCGTCAAGGGCCAGATCCGGCTCGTTCCCAAAAAGGAAGGGGAGCGCAAGAGCCCGGGACCCAACCAGCGGTTCAAGTCCAGTATCAACTTAAAGAAGATCGATCAGGCCGCAGCCGAAGAGCAGCGCGGTGGCCGGGGTGGCGGGGCACGGCGCGGCGGCCGCGGCGGAAGGCGCGGAGGCGACCGGTCCGGTGGCTCAGGCATGAACGAATCCACGGCAAGCCCGCTCATCCGCCGGCGCATGCGCAGGGCAAAAGTCTCCGCCCTGGGCGCAAAGGCAAAATCCGGAAAATAA
- a CDS encoding class I SAM-dependent methyltransferase gives MTVAKREKIQQHYDEIAEVYDLHYDHPRGRTYHTRISRHVMEALPRGGALLDIGCGTGLFVEKYLHHGGSAVGIDLSRNMIERARRRCSCCGFTLGTGESLPFRDNSFDAVASLLVFSYVRDPESMLNEAYRVMRPGGAISICTLGKKLLTSGIPVLYKVSEKIRIPHVVMKDFGEHYYDEEDMRALFSRAGFCNVKVSWCSFAHIDMGDPLFNLAQRMEPFIERRIPQLTYNICVDAQKPAE, from the coding sequence ATGACAGTTGCAAAACGGGAGAAGATCCAGCAGCATTACGATGAAATTGCTGAGGTATACGATCTCCACTACGACCACCCCCGCGGCAGGACGTACCATACCCGCATCAGCCGTCATGTAATGGAGGCACTCCCCCGGGGTGGGGCTCTCCTTGATATTGGTTGTGGTACCGGCCTTTTTGTGGAAAAATACCTCCACCATGGCGGTTCCGCTGTAGGCATTGATCTCAGCAGGAACATGATCGAGCGGGCACGCAGGCGATGCAGCTGTTGCGGTTTCACCCTTGGGACCGGCGAATCTCTTCCGTTCCGCGATAACTCGTTTGATGCTGTTGCGAGCCTTCTTGTTTTCAGCTATGTGCGGGATCCTGAATCCATGCTCAACGAGGCGTACCGGGTGATGCGCCCCGGTGGGGCGATCTCGATCTGTACGCTGGGGAAAAAACTGCTCACGAGCGGCATTCCGGTTCTCTACAAGGTAAGCGAGAAGATCCGGATCCCCCATGTGGTCATGAAGGATTTCGGCGAACATTACTATGACGAAGAGGATATGAGGGCACTCTTTTCCCGTGCCGGCTTCTGCAATGTAAAGGTCAGCTGGTGCTCGTTTGCCCATATCGACATGGGTGACCCTCTTTTCAATCTTGCACAGCGGATGGAGCCGTTTATCGAGCGCAGGATCCCCCAGCTGACGTACAATATCTGCGTGGATGCACAGAAACCGGCAGAGTGA
- a CDS encoding AAA family ATPase, which translates to MLWTERYRPSQFSDIVGQDRVTALLTSCAASKNAPHLLLAGPHGTGKSAAIRCFAGELYGENWEANTTIFQTADIFSQGKKVFEEDERYAHLYQKGQSLIVNFKYILKWYASMRPLDAGFKLMVFEDAHALSRDAQQGLRRIMERYSSTCRFVFSTTNPSAIIPAISSRCLPLFFAPLPAHVIAAQLRSIRVRETQGMQAACTDDDIELIAEAAQGDLRRGILLLQAVSGAGTCNGLAALSQSETETVAAGAILLIRDGDVRGGIRQLEALMIDYGLSGREVLSEIRSVARREYNHPLLATALAGADARLGHANNEYVQIDAFATGLKEIF; encoded by the coding sequence ATGCTCTGGACTGAACGTTACCGCCCGTCACAGTTCTCCGATATTGTAGGACAGGACCGGGTCACCGCACTTCTTACATCCTGTGCTGCTTCAAAAAACGCGCCGCACCTGCTGCTTGCCGGCCCGCACGGGACCGGGAAAAGTGCAGCGATCCGATGTTTTGCCGGCGAACTTTATGGGGAAAACTGGGAAGCAAATACCACGATCTTCCAGACCGCAGATATCTTCTCCCAGGGTAAAAAGGTCTTTGAGGAGGACGAGCGGTATGCCCACCTGTACCAGAAAGGCCAGAGCCTGATTGTCAACTTCAAGTACATCCTGAAGTGGTATGCCTCGATGCGCCCGCTGGATGCCGGTTTCAAGCTGATGGTCTTTGAGGATGCGCATGCCCTTTCCCGGGATGCCCAGCAGGGACTGCGCCGGATCATGGAGCGGTACAGCAGCACCTGCCGTTTTGTCTTTTCCACTACCAACCCGAGCGCGATCATCCCGGCAATCAGCTCCCGCTGCCTCCCGCTCTTCTTTGCACCCCTGCCGGCCCACGTGATTGCCGCACAGCTGAGATCTATCCGGGTCCGGGAGACGCAGGGAATGCAGGCCGCATGCACCGATGACGATATTGAGCTGATTGCCGAGGCCGCGCAGGGTGACCTGCGCCGGGGAATCCTGCTCCTTCAGGCAGTCTCCGGCGCCGGTACATGTAACGGCCTTGCCGCGCTGTCACAGTCGGAGACCGAGACCGTTGCCGCAGGAGCCATCCTTCTCATCAGGGATGGTGATGTCAGGGGAGGGATCCGGCAGCTCGAAGCCCTGATGATCGATTACGGGCTCTCGGGCCGTGAGGTTCTCTCGGAGATCCGGTCTGTGGCCCGGAGGGAGTACAACCATCCGCTCCTCGCGACCGCCCTTGCTGGAGCAGATGCCCGGCTCGGACACGCGAACAACGAATATGTCCAGATCGATGCCTTTGCCACCGGTCTTAAGGAGATTTTTTAA
- a CDS encoding 4-phosphopantoate--beta-alanine ligase codes for MIPHDHPRYQSLVTREHLAECARSGIVSWEGLISHGRGEAFDYLLGEKTSDSARRAARVAAALLRTARYPVISVNGNTAALAAREIAGLQKASGALVEVNLFHRTPERVAQIESLLCDAGADVFSGEAERLLPLSHDRAWCRRDGMYRADVVLVPLEDGDRCGVLVEMGKKVIAIDLNPLSRTARTATLTIVDEVTRALPLIAEACATLSAEECRELVAMLDNRVFLKEAGIEMAGRLSHALD; via the coding sequence ATGATCCCGCACGACCATCCGCGGTACCAGTCGCTTGTCACCCGGGAGCACCTTGCAGAGTGTGCACGATCGGGAATTGTCTCATGGGAAGGTCTCATCTCCCATGGTCGCGGCGAGGCGTTCGATTACCTGCTCGGGGAAAAGACAAGCGACAGTGCACGACGGGCCGCCCGTGTGGCGGCGGCCCTGCTCCGTACTGCCCGCTACCCGGTTATCTCGGTAAACGGCAATACGGCGGCCTTGGCCGCCCGCGAGATTGCCGGGCTCCAGAAGGCAAGCGGAGCCCTTGTCGAGGTCAACCTTTTCCACCGGACCCCTGAGCGTGTGGCGCAGATAGAATCCCTGCTTTGCGATGCAGGAGCGGATGTCTTTTCCGGTGAAGCAGAACGCCTGCTCCCGCTCTCGCATGACCGGGCCTGGTGCCGGCGTGACGGGATGTACAGGGCCGATGTCGTCCTTGTCCCCCTCGAAGACGGGGATCGGTGCGGTGTCCTTGTGGAGATGGGAAAAAAGGTGATCGCGATCGATCTTAATCCCCTCTCCCGTACTGCACGGACGGCAACGCTGACCATTGTGGACGAAGTGACCCGGGCCCTGCCGCTCATTGCGGAAGCCTGTGCTACCCTGAGCGCGGAAGAGTGCCGTGAGCTGGTGGCCATGCTGGACAACCGCGTTTTTCTCAAAGAGGCGGGAATCGAAATGGCAGGGAGGCTTTCTCATGCTCTGGACTGA
- a CDS encoding pantoate kinase, whose protein sequence is MTAASVTVFCPGHISGYFKRVDGSNPSTTGSIGAGIVISEGVTATVKSAARSSVLVRNRCADGTIREISRESSPLTYALDQLGVTVAVETICRLPISAGFGLSAAALLSTLAAADHLLDLRLGADGIAERAHETEVLFRTGLGDVAACQGGGRVVRTDPGIHGTILRSFDVDTPVCAVSFGPIRTPDVLGSPARMAQVAAAFPEKQPENVVEFFTCCREFSAASGLETVAVRRVLEECDRQGVLAAMTMLGDGVFACGKRASTVLRSFGEVYPMDMAKAGVHIVEGAA, encoded by the coding sequence ATGACAGCGGCATCCGTGACAGTGTTCTGCCCCGGCCATATCTCCGGTTACTTCAAGAGGGTGGACGGATCCAATCCGTCAACAACAGGGAGCATCGGCGCCGGTATCGTGATAAGTGAGGGAGTGACTGCCACGGTAAAATCTGCTGCCCGTTCCTCCGTTCTTGTGCGGAACCGGTGCGCTGATGGGACGATACGGGAGATCTCCCGCGAGTCCTCTCCTCTCACATACGCACTGGACCAGCTGGGCGTTACGGTTGCCGTTGAAACCATCTGCCGGCTTCCTATCAGTGCCGGTTTTGGTCTCTCTGCCGCGGCGCTGCTTTCAACACTTGCCGCTGCCGACCACCTGCTGGACCTCAGGCTCGGCGCAGACGGGATTGCAGAGCGGGCCCACGAGACCGAGGTCCTGTTCCGGACCGGCCTTGGTGATGTTGCCGCCTGCCAGGGTGGCGGACGGGTGGTACGGACCGACCCGGGCATCCACGGTACGATCCTGCGGAGCTTCGACGTTGATACTCCGGTCTGTGCAGTCAGTTTTGGCCCGATCCGTACACCCGATGTATTGGGATCCCCGGCCCGGATGGCACAGGTGGCTGCTGCATTCCCGGAAAAGCAGCCGGAAAACGTTGTGGAATTTTTTACCTGCTGCCGGGAATTCTCGGCTGCAAGCGGGCTTGAGACCGTAGCGGTGCGACGTGTGCTCGAGGAATGCGACCGCCAGGGTGTTCTTGCCGCAATGACGATGCTTGGCGATGGCGTTTTTGCCTGTGGAAAACGTGCCAGTACGGTGCTCCGGTCGTTTGGTGAAGTATACCCCATGGATATGGCCAAAGCCGGTGTGCATATCGTCGAGGGTGCAGCATGA
- the coaBC gene encoding bifunctional phosphopantothenoylcysteine decarboxylase/phosphopantothenate--cysteine ligase CoaBC, whose amino-acid sequence MTQKTLAGKEIVLAVTGSIAAVETVKLVHALRRKGATVQPVMSAAAQGIIHPDALTYASGRPAITRITGLVEHVTYCGDGGSASLLLVAPCTANTLGKIACGIDDTPVTTFATTALGSGMPVLTVPAMHHSMYRHPAVVKNIETLVSWGVGFVGPRIEEEKAKIADIDEIVLRCERTLIGKPLAGKNVLITGGACREPVDDVRVLTTRSSGRMGKELALAAYRLGAEVTLVHNGSLPCVENVPVETARDMRAAVTRYLKKRHPDIYISAAAISDFAPEKVQGKIKSGKRVTLDLAPIPKLIDTLLAERKTRVVAFKIARDPLPEARAFLARGAWMVVTNTPESMGCADGSYRILSGRAKAGTAVSGTKEAIAARIWDAILEGIKKDTAAPRSRQHNS is encoded by the coding sequence ATGACTCAGAAGACCCTTGCCGGAAAAGAGATCGTGCTTGCTGTCACCGGGAGTATCGCAGCGGTTGAAACGGTAAAACTGGTCCATGCGCTGCGCAGGAAAGGGGCCACGGTCCAGCCGGTGATGAGCGCGGCAGCGCAGGGGATTATCCATCCCGATGCGCTCACGTATGCGAGCGGCAGGCCTGCGATTACCCGGATCACGGGTCTTGTCGAGCACGTGACGTACTGCGGTGATGGAGGGAGCGCTTCGCTCCTCCTTGTGGCACCCTGCACGGCAAACACGCTCGGGAAGATCGCATGCGGGATCGATGATACCCCGGTCACTACGTTTGCCACGACCGCACTTGGGAGCGGGATGCCGGTTCTCACTGTTCCTGCCATGCACCACAGCATGTACCGCCACCCGGCGGTGGTGAAGAATATCGAAACCCTTGTATCGTGGGGCGTTGGTTTTGTGGGTCCCCGGATAGAAGAAGAGAAGGCAAAGATCGCCGATATTGACGAGATTGTGCTCCGGTGCGAACGGACCCTCATCGGAAAGCCGCTTGCCGGAAAAAACGTGCTCATCACGGGTGGTGCCTGCCGGGAACCCGTGGACGATGTCCGGGTGCTCACCACCCGGTCGAGCGGGAGGATGGGCAAGGAGCTCGCGCTTGCAGCGTACCGTCTCGGAGCAGAGGTCACCCTTGTCCACAACGGTTCCCTGCCCTGCGTAGAGAATGTTCCCGTGGAAACGGCCCGGGACATGCGGGCAGCAGTCACCCGGTACCTGAAAAAGAGGCATCCCGACATTTATATCAGCGCAGCGGCAATCTCGGATTTTGCCCCGGAAAAGGTTCAGGGGAAGATCAAAAGCGGGAAACGTGTCACTCTTGATCTCGCGCCGATTCCAAAGCTGATCGATACACTTCTGGCAGAAAGGAAGACCCGGGTGGTTGCATTCAAGATCGCAAGAGATCCCCTCCCGGAGGCACGGGCATTTCTTGCGCGCGGTGCATGGATGGTGGTGACCAATACGCCTGAGAGCATGGGATGTGCGGACGGTTCGTATCGCATCCTGTCTGGCAGGGCAAAGGCCGGCACCGCCGTTTCCGGCACAAAAGAGGCGATCGCCGCCCGGATCTGGGATGCCATCCTTGAAGGGATAAAGAAGGATACTGCCGCCCCACGTTCCCGGCAGCACAATTCCTAA
- a CDS encoding class I SAM-dependent methyltransferase, with protein MRVREVRTDRLGAVSGEVWVDLTRHPYVEGETAWVPVREGFAFDREIPERHAYAGRGYFMLGDVAVVRGDRPAEKEVAGIVRFRHPRGVLWIESLDGVTRTPVTEILWGSAGEVCHREEGYTYYLDPGRVMFAQGNRDEKMRMARLVRESPAGARVADMFAGIGYFAIPMAGSGAKVHAMEINPVACAYLERNIAANGLAGRVQVSCGDCRVHLSGTYDRVVMGHFDAVTMLPAVFSHVHGRSVIHVHSIGDVSGTIQDLAEGAGFSPSINVHKVKKYRPHEWHIVQDVTLS; from the coding sequence ATGCGGGTACGGGAAGTCCGGACAGATCGGCTGGGTGCCGTGAGCGGTGAGGTGTGGGTTGACCTGACCCGGCACCCCTACGTTGAAGGGGAAACTGCCTGGGTACCGGTCAGGGAAGGATTTGCTTTCGACCGCGAGATCCCGGAACGCCACGCATACGCTGGCAGGGGTTATTTCATGCTGGGCGACGTGGCGGTCGTGCGTGGGGACCGGCCTGCAGAAAAAGAGGTTGCAGGAATTGTCCGGTTCCGGCACCCGCGCGGGGTGCTCTGGATCGAATCGCTTGACGGGGTCACCCGGACACCGGTGACCGAGATCCTGTGGGGCAGTGCAGGAGAGGTCTGTCACCGGGAGGAGGGGTATACATACTATCTCGATCCCGGCCGGGTGATGTTTGCGCAGGGAAACCGGGACGAAAAAATGCGGATGGCCCGGCTCGTCCGTGAAAGTCCGGCCGGTGCCCGGGTGGCAGATATGTTTGCCGGCATCGGGTACTTCGCTATCCCGATGGCCGGTAGCGGGGCGAAAGTCCATGCCATGGAGATCAACCCGGTAGCCTGTGCGTACCTGGAACGCAATATTGCGGCAAACGGCCTTGCCGGCCGAGTACAGGTTTCCTGTGGGGACTGTCGTGTACATCTCTCCGGCACGTACGACCGGGTAGTGATGGGACACTTCGATGCCGTAACTATGCTGCCCGCAGTTTTTTCCCATGTCCATGGGAGAAGCGTGATCCATGTGCACAGCATCGGTGATGTATCCGGGACAATACAGGATCTTGCGGAGGGCGCAGGTTTTTCTCCCTCAATCAATGTACATAAGGTAAAGAAATACCGCCCGCACGAATGGCATATCGTGCAGGATGTGACCCTGTCATGA